The region AGGGGCCGATGATGTTATGACGATGGATTTCAGTTCATTATCAACCGATGCATATTGGATGTTGGTTCGTACTGTCCTAAACTGCTCTGACACTGGTGATTTCGGGTTAAGTTTGGTGATCAGGTGCCGGATTTTACTGTTTTTAGATTGATTCTTTTTGCGACCCACTGAATCCACCTCGCTTTCGCCTGCTTAATGCTGCCGCCTGAAAGTTGTCAGGACGGATATCTTTATCGTCGATGTGCGTAATAATACCCAGTACTGGCACATCCAGCTTATCGGCTATATCTTCCTCGGACTTAATCGTATTATCCAGGTATGCAAGCAGAAATGCCAAACCTACTCCAATCATGCCGCCGAGCACAATTGCAATGGCGATGTTCAGCATCGGTTTTGGACTGATAGGTGCAGGGTTCTCACCCACATCCGCTTTCGATAGAATGCTGACATTGTTCACGTTCATAATGTCGGGAATTTTTTTCTGGAAGACACTTACGGTTGTGTTGGCAATTTTTTGCGCCTGATTTGGGTTAGGATCTGTTACCTTTACCGTTACAACTTGTGATTTTTCAGCGCTGGAAACAGTCAACTTGTTCTGCAGTTGAGCTGCCGAAATATCCAAGTTTAACTCATTTACTACCTCTTCCAGGATTGCCGGACTTTTAATAATAATATTATACGTATTAATAAGCTGCTGACTAGTTTGTATATCGGTAACACTGTATGGTGTATCCTGTTTCTGCTGACTCTGATTTACAATAAACTGCGAACTTGCCTCGTAATTCGGAGTAAGGACATAGAATGTAACAATCGCACTGATTAAAGCAGCAGCGACGATTAATGTAATAATAAGTAATATCCGTTTCTTGATTACCTCAAAGATCTCTTTGAGGGAGATGGTTTCTTCCATTTGAGTACCCCCGTTTTTCTAAACTACTGCTATAGTATAATTGCAATCTAACATACAACGAGAATTATATCATATAATGTCGGGCAGCTGTATAGTTTTTTAGTAATGAAAGAGCCGCACACTTCTGATCGTGCGGCTCTTTAAGCATTTTTTCCTATTCGTCTTTCGACAGCATATCATGCACTTTCTGCACTTCCTCTTCCGGTACCTGGAAGTAGAACGTACCGTCAATTCTGGTTCCTTCGCCTTTGATCTGATAACTTTCCATATTTTTGCGGACATTGCGGTAGTTCAGGAACAGACCTTTCATATCTTCAAAATCAAGGTTGGTAGACATATTATTACCAAGAACGTCCAGCATGTCGCCGATTTTACCGACTGAATTGAAACTGGCGCCTTTGTCGATAACAGCCTGGATTACCTGACGTTCACGTAATGTTCGGCCAAGATCACCTCTTGGATCCTGATAGCGCATGCGAACATAGCCCATTGTTTTCGGGCCATTCAGGTGAATTTTACCCTTTTCATAATGATAGCCTTTTTTATAATAGCCCGCATCATGCCATTCAATCGGGTTGTTAACGGTAATTCCGCCAATCGCATCCACCATGTCAGACAGTCCTTGCATGTTCATCGAAACATAGTAATCGAGTTCAATGTTCAAAAAGTCCTCGACCGTTGCAACAGACTTATCAACGCCGCCGTATGCATAGGCATGATTGATTTTGTCATAGCCGTAGTCTTCCCCGGCGATGTCCACACGTGAATCACGCGGGATGCTGACGATTTTCATCGCATTTTTCTCTGGACGCAGCGATAGGACCATCATGGCATCGGAACGTCCGCTGTCATTCGGGCGTTTATCCACGCCGAGCAGGAGAATATTCAATGGTTCCTCTCTACTGATTTT is a window of Virgibacillus ihumii DNA encoding:
- a CDS encoding YveK family protein; amino-acid sequence: MEETISLKEIFEVIKKRILLIITLIVAAALISAIVTFYVLTPNYEASSQFIVNQSQQKQDTPYSVTDIQTSQQLINTYNIIIKSPAILEEVVNELNLDISAAQLQNKLTVSSAEKSQVVTVKVTDPNPNQAQKIANTTVSVFQKKIPDIMNVNNVSILSKADVGENPAPISPKPMLNIAIAIVLGGMIGVGLAFLLAYLDNTIKSEEDIADKLDVPVLGIITHIDDKDIRPDNFQAAALSRRKRGGFSGSQKESI
- a CDS encoding LCP family protein, whose protein sequence is MSDNRRMDKHSKPKRKLKRWVKVVIALAALLFISTTAYAASVYMDAKSTINNQVYQSVDSIDDKVGSGKISREEPLNILLLGVDKRPNDSGRSDAMMVLSLRPEKNAMKIVSIPRDSRVDIAGEDYGYDKINHAYAYGGVDKSVATVEDFLNIELDYYVSMNMQGLSDMVDAIGGITVNNPIEWHDAGYYKKGYHYEKGKIHLNGPKTMGYVRMRYQDPRGDLGRTLRERQVIQAVIDKGASFNSVGKIGDMLDVLGNNMSTNLDFEDMKGLFLNYRNVRKNMESYQIKGEGTRIDGTFYFQVPEEEVQKVHDMLSKDE